From Streptomyces sp. SCSIO 75703:
CTGGGCACCTACTGGGACGCCGCCGAACTGCGCTCCGTCATCGACCGCACCCTGGACGCGATGCGCCCGGTCGGCGCCCCGGCCACCTGGGTGCTCTCCAACCACGACGTCACCCGGCACGCCACCCGCTTCGCCAACCCGCCCGGCCTCGGCACCCAGATCCGGCGGGCCGGCGACCGGGAACTCGGCCTGCGCCGGGCCCGCGCGGCGACCCTGCTGATGCTGGCGCTGCCCGGCTCGGCCTACGTCTACCAGGGCGAGGAACTGGGCCTGCCGGACGTCGTCGACCTGCCCGACGAGGTGCGCCAGGACCCGGCGTACTTCCGCGGCGCCGGGCAGGACGGCTTCCGCGACGGCTGCCGGGTGCCGATCCCGTGGACGCGCGGGGGCGGCTCGTACGGCTTCGGCGAGGGCGGGAGCTGGCTGCCGCAGCCGGCCGAGTGGGGTGAGCTGAGCGTGGAGGCGCAGACCGGCGTCGCCGGCTCCACGCTGGAGCTGTACCGCGCCGCGCTGGCGCTGCGCCGCGAGCACCCCGCGCTGGGGGCCGGGGACGCGGTGGAGTGGCTGCCGTCGGCCGAGGGCGTCCTCGCCTTCCGGCGCGGGGAGTTCGTGTGCGTCGCCAACACCACGTCCGGGCCGGTCGAGGTGGCGGCCCCGGGGCGGCTGCTGCTCGCGAGCGGCGAGGTGACCGGGACGGGGGGCTCGGTGACGGTGCCGGGCGACACCACGGCCTGGTGGACCGCCGACCGCGCCTGACCGGCCTCCGGCAACCGACCTGCCTCCGGCACCGACCTGCCTCCGGAGGCGAGGCGCCCGGTGGCGAGGCGCCCGGTGGCGACGGCCGGTGGCGGCCCCGAGATGCCGGGGCCGCCACCGGCAACCGGCGCCCGCCCGCGGGGCGTCGGTGAGAAATCCGGACGGATTCGGTTCGGCCCGCTGCCTTTCCGGCGGCGGGCCTCTACCATCTGCGTCACCGCAAGATTTCTGAAGGTTGCAGCAAGAATCCTCAGAAGTCCGCGGCTCCCCACGAGCCCGTCCGTGTCCACGACGGAGAAGGAGCCCCACATGGCCCGCAGAGCCCTGCTCGGGGCGGCAGCCCTCGCCGCCGCCGCTTCCCTTGTCATGAACCCGACTAGCGCACAGGCGTCCCCGCCCGGCGACAAGGACGTCACCGCCGTCCTCTTCGAGTGGGACTTCGCCTCCGTCGCCCGCGAGTGCGCCACCGCGCTCGGCCCGGCCGGCTACGGATACGTCCAGGTCTCCCCGCCCGCCGAGCACATACAGGGCTCCCAGTGGTGGACCTCGTACCAGCCGGTCAGCTACAAGATCGCCGGGCGCCTCGGCGACCGCGACGCCTTCCGCTCCATGGTCGGCACCTGCCACGGGGCGGGCGTGAAGGTCGTCGTCGACACGGTCGTCAACCACATGTCGGCGGGCAGCGGCACCGGCACCGGCGGCTCCCCGTACACGAAGTACGACTACCCCGGGCTGTACTCGCGCCCCGACTTCGACGACTGCACCGCCGAGATCACCGACTACCGGGACCGCTGGAACGTCCAGCACTGCGAACTGGTCGGCCTCGCCGACCTGGACACCGGCGAGGAACACGTCCGCGGCGCCATCGCCGGGTACATGAACGACCTGCTCTCCCTCGGCGTGGACGGCTTCCGCATCGACGCCGCCAAGCACATGCCCGCCGACGACCTCGCGAACATCAAGTCCCGCCTCACCCGGCCCGCCGCCTACTGGAAGCAGGAGGTGATCTTCGGCGCCGGCGAGGCGGTCCAGCCCACCGAGTACACGGGCAACGGCGACGTGCAGGAGTTCCGCTACGCCTACGACCTCAAGCGGGTCCTGACCTCCGAGAAGCTCGCCTACCTGAAGAACTACGGCGAGGGCTGGGGGTACCTGAACGGCTCCGGCGCCGCCGTCTTCGTCGACAACCACGACACCGAGCGCAACGGTTCCACGCTCAGCTACAAGAACGGCGCCGACTACACCCTCGCCAACGTCTTCATGCTCGCCTGGCCCTACGGCGCCCCCGACGTCCACTCCGGCTACGAGTGGTCAGACTCCGACGCCGGGCCGCCCAACGGCGGCCGGGTGAACGCCTGCTGGCAGGACGGCTGGAAGTGCCAGCACGCCTGGCCGGAGATCCGGTCCATGGTCGGCTTCCGCAACGCCACCCGAGGGCAGGCGGTGACCGACTGGTGGGACAACGGGAACAACGCCATCGCCTTCGGCCGCGGCGACCGGGGCTTCGTCGCGCTCAACCACGAGACGGGCCCGCTGACCCGCACCTTCCAGACCTCCCTGCCCGCCGGCACCTACTGCGACGTGCAGGGCGGCGGAACCGTGGCCGTGGACGGCTCGGGCCGCTTCACCGCCACCCTGGGCGCGAACACCGCGCTCGCGCTGCACGCCGGCCGCTCCTCCTGCTGAACGGGCCTGTCACGCAAGGGCAGTGAAAAATCTTGCCGATGTTTCCACGGCCCTTGCTGCAAGCCTTGCGGCGGCGCTACGGTCACGCCGGGCGCCGCCGCGCCCCCAACCCCCCACCCCGCCCCACCCCGTTCGCCTCTCCGCCCCGTCACCCCGAAGCCCGGCCCGACCGAGCCGTGAGCGCAAGGAGCCCCCGTGATACCGAGATGGCCGGCGCCCTGGCGGCGCCGCACCGCCACGGCCGGACGGACCGCGGCCGTCACCGCCGCCGCCCTCGCCGCCACCCTGCTGCCGCCCCTCACCGCGCCCGCCGGCGCGGCCCCCGCGGGCGGCTCCCCGGCGCCCGCCGGGCCGGCCGCCGCGAGCGCCCTCGACCCCGCCGCGTCCCGCGCCGTCTGGATCGACCGCGACACCCTCGTCTGGGACCGCGCCGACGGCGCCGCCTCCGCCCGGCTCCTCACCTCGCCCACCGGCTCCCTGGGCCTGCGGGGCACCACCGTCACCGGTGCCGACGGCCCCTCCCTCCGGCTCGGCCCCACCACCCTCACCCCCGCCCAGCGGGCGAGGTTCCCGCACCTGCGCGACACCACCGCCTGGAGCGTCGACCGGCGCGACCGCGCCCGGGTGCCCGGGGCCCTGCGCGGCGAACTCCTCGCCAGCCAGAACTCCGCCGCCGGCGCCGTCGTCGCCGCCACCGGCGTACAGACCGCGGGCGTCCTCGACGACCTCTACGCCGCCCGCGCCACCCGGGAGCGACTGGGGCCCGTCTTCCGCCGGGGCCGCCCCACCCTCTCCGTCTGGGCCCCCACCGCCCGCCGCGTCTCGCTGGAGATCGGCGGCTCCACCGTCCGCATGCGGCGCGACGACGCCACCGGCGTCTGGTCCGCGACCGGCCCCGCCGCCTGGAAGGGCCTGCCCTACCGGTACGCCGTCGAGGTGTGGGCACCCGCCGCGGGCCGCGTCGTCACCAACAAGGTCACCGACCCCTACTCGGTCGCCCTGACCGCCGACTCCACCCACAGCCTCGCCGTCGACCTCGCCGACCCCACCCTCGCCCCCGCCGGCTGGTCCCGCCTCGCCAAACCGGCGGCGGTGCCCCTGCGCGACGCCCAGATCCAGGAACTGCACGTCCGGGACTTCTCCGCCTCGGACCGCACCGCGCGCCGGCCCGGCACCTACCTCGCCTTCACCGACCGGGACAGCGACGGCTCCCGGCACCTGCGCCGCCTCGCACGAGCGGGCACCTCCCACGTCCACCTGCTCCCGGCCTTCGACTTCGCCACCGTCCCCGAACGGGCCGCCGACCGCGCCGCCCCCGACTGCGACCTCGCCGCCCTCCCCGCCGACTCGCCCGCCCAGCAGGAGTGCGTCGCCCGCACCGCCGGCCGGGACGCCTACAACTGGGGCTACGACCCGTACCACTACACCGTCCCCGAGGGCTCCTACGCCACCGACCCGGACGGCGCCGCCCGTACCGTCGAGTTCCGCCGGATGGTCAAGGCGCTCAACGAGGACGGCCTCCGCGTCGTCATGGACGTCGTCTACAACCACACCGCCGCGAGCGGCCAGGACCCCCGGAGCGTCCTCGACCGCATCGTGCCCGGCTACTACCACCGGCTGCTGGCGGACGGATCGGTGGCGAACAGCACCTGCTGCGCCAACACCGCCCCCGAGAACGCCATGATGGGCAAGCTCGTCGTGGACTCCGTCGTCACCTGGGCCCGGGAGTACAAGGTCGACGGCTTCCGCTTCGACCTCATGGGCCACCACCCGAGGGCCAACATGCTCGCCGTCCGCGAGGCCCTCGACGCGCTCACCCCCGGCAAGGACGGCGTCGACGGCAAGAAGATCATCCTGTACGGGGAGGGCTGGAACTTCGGCGAGATCGCCGACGACGCCCGCTTCGTGCAGGCCACGCAGGCCAACATGGCCGGCACCGGCATCGCCACCTTCTCCGACCGGGCCCGCGACGCGGTGCGCGGCGGCGGCCCCTTCGACGCCGACCCCGGCGTGCAGGGCTTCGCCACCGGCCTCTACACCGACCCCAACTCCTCCCCGGCCAACGGCACCCGCGCCGAGCAGCGGGCCCGGCTCCTGCACCAGCAGGACCTGATCAAGGTCGGGCTCACCGGCAACCTGGCCGACTACACCTTCACCGACACCGCCGGCCGCACGGTCAAGGGCTCCCAGGTCGACTACAACGGCGCGCCCGCCGGGTACGCCGCGGCACCCGGCGACGCCGTCGCCTACGCCGACGCGCACGACAACGAGACCCTCTTCGACGCCCTCGCCTTCAAACTGCCCGCCACGACCGGCGCCGACGACCGGGCCAGGATGCAGGTCCTCGCCCTGGCGACCGCCGCGCTCTCGCAGGGCCCGGCGCTCTCCCAGGCGGGCACCGACCTGCTGCGCTCCAAGTCGCTGGACCGCAACTCCTACGACAGCGGCGACTGGTTCAACGCCCTGCACTGGAACTGCGCCGACGGCAACGGCTTCGGACGGGGTCTGCCGCCCGCCGCCGACAACGCCGACAAGTGGCCGTACGCCGCACCGTTGCTGACCGGTGTGTCGGTCGGCTGCGAGCAGATCGAGTCCGCCTCGGCCGCCTACCGCGACCTGCTGCGCATCCGGACGGCCGAGAAGTCCTTCTCCCTCGGCACGGCGGCCCGGGTGCAGTCCCGGCTCTCCTTCCCGCTGTCCGGCCCGGCCGAGACCCCGGGCGTGATCACCATGAGCGTCGGCGACCTCGTCGTCGTCCTCAACGCCACGCCGGACACGGCCCGCCAGCGCGTCCCCGCCCTCGCGGGCACGGGGCACCGGCTCCACCCCGTGCAGGCGGGCGGCGCCGACCCGGTGGTCAAGGGCGCCCGGTACACCGCGCGGACCGGCACCTTCACCGTCCCGGCCCGCACGGCCGCCGTCTTCGCCCGCACCGGCTGACGGCCGCGCGCCGCGGTGAGGCCGAGCCCTGCCGTTCACCCACGGGAGGGCTCGTGCCGCGGAGCACCGCCGGCCACCCGGCGCCGTGCGCCGACGCCTTCGACCGGCCCGCGTTCGCGAGGGCGGCGCCGCACATCGCGGACGCCGGCCTTGCGGTCGCCGGGCCGGCGACGTGGATGGGGCGCTGCTCGCGGGAACGCGGGCCGGAGCGAGGAGAGGAAGGCGCGGGCTGTCCGGCGCCGTCGTGGAGCTGCCGCGCGCACGCGTGTGCCCCGCGGGCGGCGCCGTCCGCCACCTCTTCGCCGAGGTCCGCGACCTCGACCCGTCCTGCCGGTCGGCCGAGGGCCGAGGTCAGGCGGCGGCCGGCCCGGTGATCCGGGCGATCAGCGCGTCCAGCGGGCCGCCGGGCGGCTCCTCGGCGAGGACGCGGCCGAGCAGCGCGCCCATCTCCTCGTCGAAGGAGGCGCTGACCGCGAGCAGCGCCGCGAAGTCGTACACGAGCTGCACCTCCAGTTCGCCGCGCGGCACCCGCCGGCCGTCCAGCCAGATCAGCGCCGTCGACTCGGCCAGCGAGATCCACGAGCGCACGACCAACTCCAGCCGCGCGGGCGGCTCCTCCACGTCCAGGTGCGAAAGGACCTGGACGTACGCGGCCTGCCGTACGGAGTCGACGAGCGCGTTCGTGGTGGACGAGCCGACCGCCGGGCCGCCGCGCATCAGGGCGGAGAAACCGGGGCCGTGCTCGTCCACGAAGGCGAAGTAGCGGCGCATCACCCGCAGCAGCCGGGCCCCCAGGGGGCCCTCGCGCGGCTCCTCGAACCGGCCCGCCAGGTCATCCGAGGCGCGTCTCAACGCGGCCTCGTACAGGCTGAGTTTGCCGGGGAAGTAGTGGTAGACGAGCGGGCGTGAGATGCCCGCGGCGGACGCTATCTCGTCGATGGAGACCTCGTCGGGCGAGCGGCGGCTGAAGAGTTCGAGCGCGACGCCGATGAGTTGCCGCCGCCGTTCCTCGACGCCCATTCTGCGGCGTACCCCGGTGCTCATACGAACACCTTACCGATTGAATCCAGCCTCCGAACGGGCTGGATCGCGCATCGATGTTCACAAGTCCAGCACCAGCCGCCCATTTCGCGCACGGGAGACACAGATGAGCATCGAGTCCCCCCGCTCCGCGTCGGTCAGCAACTCGTCCCGGTGGTCGATCTCGCCCTCCAGCACCCGTTGCTGGCAGGTCCCGCACCAGCCCTGCTCGCAGGAGTAGGGGGTGTCCGGCAGTTCCTCGCGGACCGCCGCCAGTACGGAGGTGCCGGCGGGCACGGCCACCGTGCGCCCGCTGCGCCGCAGTTCGACCTCCACGTCCGTGTCGCCGTCGGCCGTCAGCACGGGCGTGAACCGCTCCAGGTGCGGGGTGACGCCCTCGGGCAGCCGCTCGGTCACGGCCGCCATCAGCCCCTCGGGGCCGCAGCAGTAGACGGCGGCGCCCTCCGGGAGGTCCGCGAGGAACGCGTCGAGCGGGGGCCGGCCCTCCTCGTCCTCGGCGACCACGGTGACCCGGCCGCGGTCCCCGTCCAGCTTCCGGACCTCCTCCAGGAAGGGCATCGAGGCCCGCGTCCGGCCGCCGTACAGCAGCCGCCAGTCGGCGTCCTCCGGCAGGGCGCGCAGCATCGGCAGCAGGGGCGTGATGCCGATGCCGCCCGCGACGAAGACGTAGGAGGGGGCCGCCTCGACGAGCGGGAAGCGGTTGCGCGGCCCGCGCACCTCCAGCTCCATCGCCTCCCGCACCTGTTCGTGCACCTCGCGCGAACCGCCCCGGCCGTCCGCCACCAGCCGGGCGGCGACGGTGTACGACGAGGTGTCCTCCGGGTCCCCGCACAGCGAGTACGACCGGGCCAGGCCCGAGGGCAGCACCAGGTCCAGGTGGGCCCCGGGCTCCCAGCGTGGCAGGTCGTGTCCCTCCAGCCGGATCAGGACGACCCCGTCGGCGATCCGCTCGTGCGCCGTCACCAGCAGCGTCAGCGGCCGGGCGGCCCGCGGCGCGAGCGCCGGGGCGCCGCCCCCGCCCCGGGCGTCACGGGCCCGGCCGCGCATCACCCGCCAGGCGATCACCCCGACCCCGGCGACCACGACCAGAGCCCTCACCGTCGACGACCTCGGCTTGTCAGACATGGCGTCAATGTACTGGCGAGTAGCGGCGGGGAGAAGGGGTGTGCCGCATCTTGTTGACGCCAGTGTCAGCTAGCGTCGGCGTCGCGTACCCCGCGCCGCGCGCGGGCGCCGGACGGGCCCCGGGCTCTGGGGTGCCGGGCGGGGCGGCCCGGTGGGCGGGGCCGGCCGGGTCAGCCGAGGCCGTCCAGGGTGCGGCCGTCGGGCAGGGTGGCCCGCAGCTCGGCCTTGGCGCCCTCCTCGGCCCGCGCCGTCAGGACCGGGCCCTCGGCGGAGGCGCTGACCCCGCCCGTCGCGGTGACCGCGCGGGCACCGTCGCCGCCGGCCGCGGCGAGCAGGTACCACTCCCCGCCCTCCGACTTCCAGAGCACGCCGGCCAGGACGTGGGCGTCCCGCGCGCCGCACGCCGGCACGTCCTCCGCCTTCGCCGCCACGGCGCCCGCCGGCCCGCCCGGCGTGCGGAACTGGGCCAGCACCCTCGCCCCCTCGCCGCGCCACGTCTCGGCCCGCGTGCACACCCACGAGCCGGTCCCGGCGGCTCCGGGCAGCGGCTGCGAGGCGAACTCCCAGGCGTTGACCGCGCGCACGCCCTGGCCCCGCACCGACCCCAGGGAGCAGGCGTACGGCGCCCAGGCGCGCAGGGACTCGGCCCCGGAGACGTTCTTCACGGAGCCGGGCCGGCCGGTGGTGAGGCGGGCCGGCACCAGTTCGCCGAGGTCGCTCACGACCTGGGTGCGGGAGCCGTCGGCGAGCTGGAGCGCGTTCCACGAGGTGCACGCCCCGGTGTGCTGGGCGGGGCTGGCGAGCGGCGAGGTCACCCCGTCGGTCAGCGTCAGGTCCATGGCGCCGCCGCCGGGCCGGGTGAGGTCGCGCTCGGCGGCCCCGGTGACCCAGGGCGCGGTCAGATAGCGCACGTTGCCGTCGGCCCGGTCCAGCACCAGGGCACCCGCCTCGGAGCGCGTGGCGCCGTCGGTCCGCGCGAAGTCCAGCGCGGCACCGGCCGAGCCCTCCTTGGGCTCGGCGTACCGGACGACCCGGAGACCGTCGTGGAGCAGCACCACGCGCGCGTTGCCCAGGTCCCCGGCGTACAGGAGCTGGGGCGGTCCGGCCGGGCCGCCGGTCGGCGTGCCGGGCGTCGCCGACACGTGCACGGTCTCGCCGGGGCGGGCCCACACGGCGAGGGCGCGGCGGACCAGCTCCCGGTCGCCGGTGAGGTCGCCGCGGGCCGGCCACACCGAGAAGTCGGTGCGGTCCGCGGTCCGCCACGCCGTGGGGGCGGCCTTCGTCACCCGGCCGGGGTCGAGGGCCGCCTCCGCCGCCGGGTTCTGCGCGTAGGGCGGGGCGGCGGCGCCGTCCGGCCCCCAGCCGTCGCCGGGCAGGCCGAGCAGCGCCCCACACACGACCAGCGCCGCCCCGGCGACCAGCGCCGCCTTGGTGTGCTGGCGGCGCCGCATCAGGTCGGTGGGCCGGGCCTGGAGCGTGCAGGGGTCGAACTCGGGGGAGCGCAGCAGCGCGTACGGCTCGCCCACCGCGTCGGCCTCGCGCAGCGCGGTGTCGGCGTCGGTGTCGTCGACCCCGGCGGCCGTGAGCACCTGGCGCACGTCGCCGTCCGGCAGCTTCTCCAGCCCGCGCAGCGCGTACGCCGCCCGGCCCGGCCCGGACAGGCCGGACAGCCGCTGGTCCAGGGCGAGTTCGTCCGCGCCGCCGGACCGGGGGAAGAGCGTCAGCCCCCACACCTGGGGCAGCAGCGGGGGCAGTTGGGCCCGCCGCGGCCAGGCCCGGCGCCGCAGCGGCAGCCCCGCGGTCAGCGCCGTCCGCACGACCCGCAGGCGGACCAGCGCGTACCCGGGGTCGCCCTCGCGGCCGGCCGACTGGGCCGGGATCACGGGCGTGCGGGTGCGGTTGCGGGGCAGCGCGCGCTGGACGAGGGCGTGCGCGGTCAGCACCCGGCGCCTCCGGCCGAGGCCGGACGGCAGCACCAGGTAGGCGAGCCGGACGAGCCGGGGGTAGTGCTCGACGAGCGCGGCCTCGGCCTGCTCGACGTCGACGACCGGGTCGGCGGCGGAGGGTGCGGGGCGCGGGGCGACATCCTGTGACTGCACGTTCAGCAGAACGAGCGAACCGGCGGTTGGTCACCCGGGGGCGCCCGCCGGGCGGGGCCGGCGCGGGGGCGCGGACGACTGGCGGCGCGGGGCGCGGGCGGGGGCCGGGGCGGCCCCGGGAGCGCGCCCGGGGCGGGTCTCGGCAGGGGCTCGCGCGGGCCGGGTGCGGCGGCCGGGCGGGGCCGGCCGGACGGACGGCGGGGGCCGGGGAGGCACCGGCGCGGGTCCGTTTGAGCATGCCGCGCCCCGCGCCCGTATCGATGTCCGGGGCCCCGCGTCCGGGGCCCCGGACGGCATTCGCCGGAAGGACCGGAGGAACCCATGAGGCTGACCCGATCGATGCTCGCCCCGGCCGGAGCGGCGCTGGCGCTGGCGCTCGCCGGGTGCGGAACCGGTGACGGCGAGGCGGCCGTCCCCGAGACGGCGACGGGGAGCCTGGAGCACCTGGCCGCCGAGGCCGAGTGCGAGCCCGACCTGCAGACCGACGCCGACACCATCCGCCAGGCCATCTGCGAGAGGGGCGGGGAGAAGTACGTGATCGTCACCTTCGCCACCGACCGCGGCCAGCGCGAGTGGATCAACACCGCCAAGGACTACGGCGGTTACTACCTGGTCGGCCGCAAGTGGGTCGCGGTCGGCGAGCAGGGCCTCGTCGAGGGACTGCGCGGCCGGCTCGGCGGCGTCGTGGAACAGGGCGTCCAGCACGGCCCGGAGCACGGCGGGGGCTCCGGCCACGGCTCGGGGCAGCACGCCGGACACGGCGGCTGACGGAGACCGGCACCGGCCGACGCGCCCGGCGCGGAGGCGGGGCACGGCGGAAACGGGCGAGGGGCCGGTGGCGGAATCAGCGCCACCGGCCCCTCCCGGCCGTACGGCCCCCGTGCCGCTCAGGGGGCCACGACCGCGATCAGGTGCAGTTCTTGCCCTTGTTGATGCACTTGACGACCCTGTTCATCAGGGACTCGTCCATGACGTTGATGAAGTCGTTGTGATCGGTGATCGGCTTGTGCAGCTGCTCCGGGAAGCTGTCCACGGCGTACGGGTTCGTCACCTGGCCGTTCTCCACGGTCGGGGTGGGGATGTCGTACACCAGGCGGACCTGGAGCTGGGGGATGGCCTGGAAGCCGTCGGGGCAGCTCCCGTCCTCGCGGACGAACGCCGTGTGGGTGCGGTGGTTGGCGCTGTCCGTGTTCTGGCCGTCCCAGCAGCTCTGGAAGTTGGTGGTGCGCACCACCTGGCTGCCCTCGGGGCACAGCGGGTACTTGTCGGTGATCTGCCGGTCCTCGAAGCCGGTGCAGCTCCAGGAGCTGTTGGCGTTGGCCTCGCCGTTGGTGAAGGACTTCGCGTCACCGGTGATGATGCGCAGGAACTTCGGCATCGCCACCACGTCGCCCCGCTTGTTGCCGG
This genomic window contains:
- a CDS encoding alpha-amylase family protein; its protein translation is MARRALLGAAALAAAASLVMNPTSAQASPPGDKDVTAVLFEWDFASVARECATALGPAGYGYVQVSPPAEHIQGSQWWTSYQPVSYKIAGRLGDRDAFRSMVGTCHGAGVKVVVDTVVNHMSAGSGTGTGGSPYTKYDYPGLYSRPDFDDCTAEITDYRDRWNVQHCELVGLADLDTGEEHVRGAIAGYMNDLLSLGVDGFRIDAAKHMPADDLANIKSRLTRPAAYWKQEVIFGAGEAVQPTEYTGNGDVQEFRYAYDLKRVLTSEKLAYLKNYGEGWGYLNGSGAAVFVDNHDTERNGSTLSYKNGADYTLANVFMLAWPYGAPDVHSGYEWSDSDAGPPNGGRVNACWQDGWKCQHAWPEIRSMVGFRNATRGQAVTDWWDNGNNAIAFGRGDRGFVALNHETGPLTRTFQTSLPAGTYCDVQGGGTVAVDGSGRFTATLGANTALALHAGRSSC
- the pulA gene encoding pullulanase-type alpha-1,6-glucosidase; amino-acid sequence: MIPRWPAPWRRRTATAGRTAAVTAAALAATLLPPLTAPAGAAPAGGSPAPAGPAAASALDPAASRAVWIDRDTLVWDRADGAASARLLTSPTGSLGLRGTTVTGADGPSLRLGPTTLTPAQRARFPHLRDTTAWSVDRRDRARVPGALRGELLASQNSAAGAVVAATGVQTAGVLDDLYAARATRERLGPVFRRGRPTLSVWAPTARRVSLEIGGSTVRMRRDDATGVWSATGPAAWKGLPYRYAVEVWAPAAGRVVTNKVTDPYSVALTADSTHSLAVDLADPTLAPAGWSRLAKPAAVPLRDAQIQELHVRDFSASDRTARRPGTYLAFTDRDSDGSRHLRRLARAGTSHVHLLPAFDFATVPERAADRAAPDCDLAALPADSPAQQECVARTAGRDAYNWGYDPYHYTVPEGSYATDPDGAARTVEFRRMVKALNEDGLRVVMDVVYNHTAASGQDPRSVLDRIVPGYYHRLLADGSVANSTCCANTAPENAMMGKLVVDSVVTWAREYKVDGFRFDLMGHHPRANMLAVREALDALTPGKDGVDGKKIILYGEGWNFGEIADDARFVQATQANMAGTGIATFSDRARDAVRGGGPFDADPGVQGFATGLYTDPNSSPANGTRAEQRARLLHQQDLIKVGLTGNLADYTFTDTAGRTVKGSQVDYNGAPAGYAAAPGDAVAYADAHDNETLFDALAFKLPATTGADDRARMQVLALATAALSQGPALSQAGTDLLRSKSLDRNSYDSGDWFNALHWNCADGNGFGRGLPPAADNADKWPYAAPLLTGVSVGCEQIESASAAYRDLLRIRTAEKSFSLGTAARVQSRLSFPLSGPAETPGVITMSVGDLVVVLNATPDTARQRVPALAGTGHRLHPVQAGGADPVVKGARYTARTGTFTVPARTAAVFARTG
- a CDS encoding TetR/AcrR family transcriptional regulator; amino-acid sequence: MSTGVRRRMGVEERRRQLIGVALELFSRRSPDEVSIDEIASAAGISRPLVYHYFPGKLSLYEAALRRASDDLAGRFEEPREGPLGARLLRVMRRYFAFVDEHGPGFSALMRGGPAVGSSTTNALVDSVRQAAYVQVLSHLDVEEPPARLELVVRSWISLAESTALIWLDGRRVPRGELEVQLVYDFAALLAVSASFDEEMGALLGRVLAEEPPGGPLDALIARITGPAAA
- a CDS encoding PDR/VanB family oxidoreductase: MSDKPRSSTVRALVVVAGVGVIAWRVMRGRARDARGGGGAPALAPRAARPLTLLVTAHERIADGVVLIRLEGHDLPRWEPGAHLDLVLPSGLARSYSLCGDPEDTSSYTVAARLVADGRGGSREVHEQVREAMELEVRGPRNRFPLVEAAPSYVFVAGGIGITPLLPMLRALPEDADWRLLYGGRTRASMPFLEEVRKLDGDRGRVTVVAEDEEGRPPLDAFLADLPEGAAVYCCGPEGLMAAVTERLPEGVTPHLERFTPVLTADGDTDVEVELRRSGRTVAVPAGTSVLAAVREELPDTPYSCEQGWCGTCQQRVLEGEIDHRDELLTDAERGDSMLICVSRARNGRLVLDL